From the Streptomyces nigrescens genome, one window contains:
- a CDS encoding acyl-CoA dehydrogenase family protein — translation MAGTADFDLYRPSEEHDMLRESVRSLAEAKIAPFAAAVDEEARFPQEALDALVANDLHAVHVPEAYGGAGADALATVIVIEEVARVCASSSLIPAVNKLGSLPVILSGSEELKAKYLGPLAKGDAMFSYCLSEPDAGSDAAGMKTKAVRDGDHYILNGVKRWITNAGVSEYYTVMAVTDPEKRSKGISAFVVEKGDEGVSFGAPEKKLGIKGSPTREVYLDNVRIPADRMIGAEGTGFATAMKTLDHTRITIAAQALGIAQGALDYAKGYVQERKQFGKPIGDFQGVQFMLADMAMKVEAARQLTYAAAARSERISAGGKGEDLTFFGAAAKCYASDAAMEITTDAVQLLGGYGYTRDYPVERMMRDAKITQIYEGTNQVQRIVMARNLPQ, via the coding sequence TTGGCGGGAACCGCTGATTTCGATCTGTACCGGCCGTCCGAGGAGCACGACATGCTCCGAGAGTCGGTGCGCTCGCTCGCCGAGGCGAAGATCGCGCCGTTCGCCGCCGCGGTGGACGAGGAGGCCCGCTTCCCGCAGGAGGCGCTCGACGCGCTGGTCGCCAACGACCTGCACGCCGTCCACGTACCGGAGGCCTACGGCGGTGCCGGCGCCGACGCGCTGGCGACCGTCATCGTCATCGAGGAGGTCGCCCGCGTCTGTGCGTCGTCCTCCCTCATCCCGGCCGTCAACAAGCTCGGCTCGCTGCCGGTGATCCTGTCCGGCTCCGAGGAGCTGAAGGCGAAGTACCTGGGCCCGCTGGCCAAGGGCGACGCGATGTTCTCGTACTGCCTGAGCGAGCCGGACGCCGGTTCGGACGCGGCCGGTATGAAGACCAAGGCCGTCCGCGACGGCGACCACTACATCCTCAACGGTGTCAAGCGCTGGATCACCAACGCCGGCGTCAGCGAGTACTACACGGTGATGGCCGTCACCGACCCCGAGAAGCGCTCCAAGGGCATCTCGGCGTTCGTCGTCGAGAAGGGCGACGAGGGGGTCTCCTTCGGCGCCCCGGAGAAGAAGCTCGGCATCAAGGGCTCCCCGACCCGCGAGGTCTACCTCGACAACGTCCGGATCCCCGCCGACCGCATGATCGGCGCGGAGGGCACCGGCTTCGCCACCGCCATGAAGACCCTGGACCACACCCGCATCACCATCGCGGCCCAGGCGCTCGGCATCGCCCAGGGCGCCCTGGACTACGCCAAGGGCTATGTCCAGGAGCGCAAGCAGTTCGGCAAGCCGATCGGTGACTTCCAGGGCGTGCAGTTCATGCTCGCCGACATGGCCATGAAGGTGGAGGCGGCCCGTCAGCTCACCTACGCCGCGGCCGCCCGCTCCGAGCGGATATCGGCCGGCGGCAAGGGCGAGGACCTGACCTTCTTCGGCGCCGCGGCCAAGTGCTACGCCTCCGACGCTGCCATGGAGATCACCACGGACGCCGTCCAGCTGCTCGGCGGCTACGGCTACACCCGTGACTACCCGGTCGAGCGAATGATGCGGGACGCCAAGATCACCCAGATCTACGAGGGCACCAACCAGGTGCAGCGGATCGTGATGGCGCGCAACCTGCCGCAGTAA
- a CDS encoding LCP family protein, whose protein sequence is MNEWPNGWSGDQSGNRYGHGSGSAEPEGARAMRQVRRDAGPGYQRSEPPLPPSMSPRGGAAVPPQQSQGYDDAYDGYNTGQVYGGGRGGGGGYDDGYGDGRAGRPRPRWGKRIKWTVITLVAVLAVTSVATYFWADGKLRRKVDLSKVIDRPETGDGTNYLIVGSDSREGMTAAQKRKLHTGSAEGKRTDSMMILHDGSNGPTLISLPRDSDVEIPTFVGSDSGKKYQGTGRHTKLNAAYAEDGPELLVRTVEYNTKLHIDHYVEIGFAGFANIVDAIGGVEMDLPKAIKDRDSGADFPAGKQTLNGQQALAYVRTRHAFAQQDLDRTKNQQKFLATLASQTATPATVLNPFKLYPTMSAGLDTLVVDKDMSLWSLGEMFFAMKGVTGGEGKSMNMPVSGSNGGNLVWDKTKLAQLVQQLNNDEKVTVSSN, encoded by the coding sequence ATGAATGAGTGGCCCAATGGGTGGTCCGGCGACCAGAGCGGCAACCGGTACGGACACGGCAGCGGCAGTGCCGAGCCGGAGGGTGCGCGTGCCATGCGCCAGGTGCGGCGCGACGCAGGCCCCGGCTATCAGCGGAGTGAGCCTCCGCTGCCGCCGTCGATGTCCCCGCGCGGGGGCGCGGCCGTACCTCCGCAGCAGTCCCAGGGCTACGACGACGCATACGACGGGTACAACACCGGCCAGGTCTACGGCGGTGGCCGCGGCGGCGGTGGCGGTTACGACGACGGCTACGGCGACGGCCGTGCCGGCCGGCCGCGCCCCCGCTGGGGCAAGCGCATCAAGTGGACGGTCATCACCCTGGTCGCGGTGCTGGCGGTCACCTCGGTCGCCACGTACTTCTGGGCCGACGGCAAGCTCCGCCGCAAGGTCGACCTGAGCAAGGTCATCGACCGCCCGGAGACCGGCGACGGCACGAACTACCTGATCGTCGGCTCGGACAGCCGCGAGGGCATGACCGCCGCGCAGAAGCGCAAGCTGCACACCGGCTCCGCCGAGGGCAAGCGCACCGACTCGATGATGATCCTGCACGACGGCAGCAACGGCCCGACGCTGATATCCCTGCCGCGCGACTCGGACGTGGAGATACCCACGTTCGTCGGCTCGGACTCCGGCAAGAAGTACCAGGGGACGGGGCGGCACACCAAGCTCAACGCGGCCTACGCCGAGGACGGCCCCGAGCTGCTGGTGCGCACCGTCGAGTACAACACCAAGCTGCACATCGACCACTACGTCGAGATCGGCTTCGCGGGCTTCGCCAACATCGTGGACGCCATCGGCGGGGTCGAGATGGACCTCCCCAAGGCGATCAAGGACAGGGACTCCGGCGCCGACTTCCCGGCCGGCAAGCAGACCCTCAACGGCCAGCAGGCGCTCGCCTACGTCCGCACCCGGCACGCCTTCGCCCAGCAGGACCTGGACCGTACGAAGAACCAGCAGAAGTTCCTGGCGACGCTGGCGAGCCAGACCGCCACCCCCGCCACGGTCCTCAACCCCTTCAAGCTCTACCCGACGATGAGCGCCGGCCTGGACACGCTCGTCGTCGACAAGGACATGAGCCTGTGGAGCCTGGGCGAGATGTTCTTCGCGATGAAGGGCGTCACCGGCGGTGAGGGCAAGTCCATGAACATGCCGGTCTCCGGCAGCAACGGCGGCAACCTGGTCTGGGACAAGACCAAGCTCGCGCAGCTGGTGCAGCAGCTCAACAACGACGAGAAGGTCACGGTCAGCAGCAACTGA
- a CDS encoding acyl-CoA thioesterase gives MTELVTDNPEDEVVGKPTSVSRITLSHIMTAGDTNLLGTVHGGVIMKLVDDAAGAVAGRHSGGPAVTASMDEMAFLEPVRIGDLVHVRAQVNWTGRSSMEVGVRVLAERWNESSPAQQVGSAYLVFAAVDEQGKPRRVPPVLPETERDQRRYQEAQIRRTHRLARRRAIMELRERRAAEGLDDA, from the coding sequence ATGACCGAACTCGTCACCGACAACCCCGAGGACGAGGTGGTGGGCAAGCCCACTTCCGTGTCCCGCATCACGCTCAGCCACATCATGACGGCCGGCGACACGAACCTCCTGGGAACGGTGCACGGCGGCGTGATCATGAAGCTCGTCGACGATGCGGCGGGCGCGGTGGCCGGGCGCCACTCCGGTGGACCGGCCGTGACCGCCTCCATGGACGAGATGGCCTTCCTCGAACCTGTCCGGATCGGCGACCTCGTGCATGTGCGCGCCCAGGTCAACTGGACCGGGCGCTCCTCGATGGAGGTCGGCGTACGGGTCCTCGCCGAGCGCTGGAACGAATCCAGCCCCGCCCAGCAGGTCGGCTCCGCCTACCTCGTCTTCGCCGCAGTCGACGAGCAGGGCAAGCCGCGCCGGGTGCCGCCGGTGCTCCCCGAGACCGAGCGTGACCAGCGCCGCTATCAGGAGGCGCAGATCCGCCGGACGCACCGCCTCGCCCGGCGGCGCGCGATCATGGAGCTGCGCGAACGGCGCGCCGCGGAAGGCCTCGACGACGCATAA
- a CDS encoding VanZ family protein, which yields MWQVVLGITPTTVTLFLFLALAAAVALALWTALVPDSGTPRTTARLLLAGWLLLLLLATLAPSQPVGSGDATVWWRPGEGLFDLGAQLEPGELEMLVRRQIANAALFVPAPLLLRFAVPRAPAAATFLLGVGLCLVIETAQLLMRAGRIADIDDVICAAAGTVIGTGLALAAQHGVAVMRRRGLPRRAVRAAP from the coding sequence GTGTGGCAGGTTGTGCTGGGCATCACCCCCACCACGGTGACGCTCTTCCTGTTCTTGGCGCTGGCGGCGGCGGTCGCGCTCGCCCTGTGGACGGCGCTCGTGCCCGACAGCGGCACACCACGCACCACGGCCCGGCTGCTGCTGGCCGGCTGGCTGCTGCTGCTCCTGCTGGCGACGCTCGCGCCCAGCCAGCCGGTCGGCTCCGGGGACGCGACGGTGTGGTGGCGGCCCGGTGAGGGGCTGTTCGACCTGGGCGCCCAGTTGGAGCCCGGGGAGCTGGAGATGCTGGTGCGGCGGCAGATCGCCAATGCCGCGCTGTTCGTGCCCGCACCGCTGCTGCTGCGGTTCGCGGTGCCGCGCGCGCCGGCCGCCGCGACCTTCCTGCTGGGCGTGGGGCTGTGCCTGGTCATCGAGACGGCGCAGCTGCTGATGAGGGCCGGGCGGATCGCCGATATCGACGATGTGATCTGCGCGGCGGCCGGCACCGTCATCGGCACGGGGCTGGCGCTGGCCGCGCAGCACGGGGTCGCCGTTATGCGTCGTCGAGGCCTTCCGCGGCGCGCCGTTCGCGCAGCTCCATGA
- a CDS encoding LCP family protein: MTAPFRSPRPARRRAARPCARRRPSGPRWGLRIGAVVSVLVLAVSGVGHAVVTGVESGIGRVDAFKGMSNRPGGGDGLNFLVVGTDGRDRLTAAEKQKYHLGGAPCHCTDTLMLVHLSADRDRASVISLPRDSYAEVPAHTDAVTGRQRAQHAIKLNAAYAEGGPSLTVRTVEHMTGVHIDHYLEVDFTSFMRSVDAVGGVEICTVRPLRDSFTGLDLPVGKSRLNGGQALQYVRSRHLDGSADLGRMQRQQRFLAALIHKITSSGVLMNPIRFRDVADTMLRSVRADSGFGANDLVDLGQAMRGFTPSSSEFTSVPLGDVAQPVPGVGSTVRWDPVQAPKLFRAIREDQPITVPRDRKEPRARVVDIPPGQVQVRVDNGSDRTGPAATVARELRATGFATTGVPGDSALGKVPRTVIVYDPRWDRSARSLAAALPGAELRPVAGRGPVLQVTVGQGRTAVQRVRAEEPPQKPGRIAAITGDEAVCP, from the coding sequence GTGACCGCGCCGTTCCGCTCCCCCCGTCCGGCCCGGCGCCGGGCCGCCCGGCCCTGTGCGCGCCGGCGCCCGTCGGGCCCGCGCTGGGGGCTGCGGATCGGCGCGGTCGTGTCGGTGCTGGTGCTGGCCGTGAGCGGCGTCGGGCACGCCGTGGTCACCGGCGTGGAGAGCGGCATCGGCCGGGTGGACGCCTTCAAGGGCATGAGCAACCGGCCCGGGGGCGGCGACGGCCTGAACTTCCTGGTCGTCGGCACGGACGGGCGCGACCGGCTCACCGCGGCGGAGAAGCAGAAGTACCACCTGGGCGGTGCGCCCTGTCACTGCACCGACACCCTCATGCTGGTCCACCTCTCCGCCGACCGGGACCGCGCCAGCGTGATCAGCCTGCCCCGCGACTCCTACGCCGAGGTCCCCGCGCACACGGACGCCGTCACGGGCCGGCAGCGCGCCCAGCACGCCATCAAGCTGAACGCGGCCTACGCCGAGGGCGGCCCCAGCCTCACCGTGCGGACCGTCGAGCACATGACGGGGGTGCATATCGACCACTACCTGGAGGTCGACTTCACCAGCTTCATGCGCAGCGTGGACGCGGTCGGCGGGGTGGAGATCTGCACCGTACGGCCGCTGCGCGACAGCTTCACGGGGCTGGATCTGCCGGTCGGCAAATCGCGGCTCAACGGCGGCCAGGCGCTGCAGTACGTGCGCTCGCGGCATCTCGACGGCTCCGCCGATCTCGGCCGGATGCAGCGCCAGCAGCGCTTTCTGGCCGCTCTCATCCACAAGATCACCTCCTCCGGAGTGCTGATGAACCCCATCCGCTTCAGGGACGTCGCCGACACGATGCTCCGGTCCGTACGGGCCGATTCGGGCTTCGGGGCCAACGACCTGGTCGACCTCGGGCAGGCGATGCGCGGGTTCACCCCGTCGTCCTCGGAGTTCACGTCCGTGCCGCTGGGTGATGTGGCCCAGCCGGTGCCGGGCGTCGGCTCGACCGTGCGCTGGGATCCGGTGCAGGCGCCGAAGCTCTTCCGGGCGATCCGCGAGGACCAGCCGATCACGGTGCCCCGGGACCGGAAGGAGCCGCGGGCCAGGGTGGTGGACATCCCGCCGGGCCAGGTCCAGGTGCGGGTCGACAACGGCAGCGACCGGACCGGACCGGCCGCCACGGTGGCCCGGGAACTGCGCGCCACCGGCTTCGCCACGACCGGCGTCCCCGGCGACTCCGCCCTCGGCAAGGTGCCCCGGACGGTGATCGTCTACGACCCGCGCTGGGACCGCTCGGCCCGCTCGCTGGCCGCCGCGCTGCCCGGCGCCGAGCTGCGGCCGGTGGCCGGGCGGGGTCCGGTGCTGCAGGTGACGGTCGGCCAGGGCCGGACGGCGGTGCAGCGGGTACGGGCCGAGGAGCCGCCGCAGAAGCCGGGCCGGATCGCGGCGATCACCGGGGACGAGGCAGTGTGCCCATGA
- a CDS encoding glycosyltransferase family 2 protein: MPQQQPPAVSVIMPVLNEERHLRNSVRHILEQEYAGEMEVVIALGPSTDRTDEIAAELVAEDARVHTVPNPTGRTPAALNAAIKASRHPVVVRVDGHGMLSQNYIATAVRLLEETGAANVGGIMHAEGENAWEDAVAAAMTSKIGVGNAAFHTGGQAGPAETVYLGVFRREALEQQGGYNEEFIRAQDWELNFRIREAGGQVWFSPELKVQYRPRPSIKALAKQYKDYGKWRHVVARYHAGSINLRYLAPPTAVCAIAAGLVVGAAVTPWGLVVPAGYLAAITAGSVPAGKGLSLKARLQIPVALATMHMAWGTGFLTSPRALARKVIASRRPAVMAPAADAE, encoded by the coding sequence ATGCCGCAGCAGCAGCCCCCGGCCGTCTCCGTGATCATGCCGGTGCTCAATGAGGAACGTCACCTGCGCAATTCGGTCCGGCACATCCTGGAGCAGGAGTACGCCGGTGAGATGGAGGTGGTGATCGCCCTCGGCCCGTCCACGGACCGTACGGACGAGATCGCCGCCGAGCTCGTCGCCGAGGACGCCCGGGTGCACACCGTGCCCAACCCCACCGGCCGCACCCCTGCCGCGCTGAACGCCGCGATCAAGGCGTCCCGGCACCCGGTCGTGGTGCGCGTCGACGGCCACGGCATGCTCTCGCAGAATTACATCGCCACCGCCGTGCGCCTCCTGGAGGAGACCGGCGCGGCGAACGTCGGCGGCATCATGCACGCCGAGGGCGAGAACGCCTGGGAGGACGCGGTCGCCGCCGCCATGACCTCCAAGATCGGTGTGGGCAATGCCGCCTTCCACACGGGCGGGCAGGCCGGTCCCGCCGAGACCGTCTATCTCGGGGTGTTCCGGCGCGAGGCGCTGGAGCAGCAGGGCGGCTACAACGAGGAGTTCATCCGCGCCCAGGACTGGGAGCTGAACTTCCGGATCCGTGAGGCCGGCGGCCAGGTCTGGTTCTCGCCCGAGCTGAAGGTGCAGTACCGCCCGCGGCCGAGCATCAAGGCGCTGGCCAAGCAGTACAAGGACTACGGCAAGTGGCGCCATGTCGTGGCCCGCTACCACGCCGGTTCGATCAATCTGCGCTATCTCGCGCCGCCGACCGCGGTGTGCGCCATCGCGGCGGGCCTGGTGGTCGGTGCGGCCGTCACCCCCTGGGGCCTGGTCGTCCCGGCCGGCTACCTCGCGGCCATCACCGCGGGCTCGGTGCCGGCCGGCAAGGGGCTGTCGCTGAAGGCCCGACTCCAGATCCCGGTCGCCCTGGCAACCATGCACATGGCCTGGGGCACGGGCTTCCTGACCAGCCCCCGCGCGCTCGCCAGGAAGGTCATCGCCAGCCGCCGCCCGGCGGTCATGGCCCCGGCGGCGGACGCGGAGTAG
- a CDS encoding LCP family protein, protein MGQSSVRGDRSRRRRRPEAEEPVRDDGVYEDKGLPPDAPGWTPPEGGAVASADGDGNVPAEGGGHRKGGRPPRKGRKVLRWTALTLAVLIVGGAGAGYWYYEHLNANLRKAPRSLGGGGLQKPDPNAFGQSPLNILLLGSDGRNSAKNIELGGARQDADRKPLADVQMLLHVSADRSNMSVISIPRDTRVTIPECTDPKTRKVYPQTSGAINQSLQHGGPGCTLATWQELTGIYIDHFMMVDFAGVVDMADAIGGVPVCVDNNVYSHDRKGHGSGLKLTKGTHSVKGVQALQWLRTRYGFEDNTDIGRAKAQHMYMNSMVRQLKKDAKLTNPGELRDLAEAATNALTVDDGLDTVKKLYDLGGDLSRVPTKRITMVTMPWQYSADESYVMPKPGDAEETFALLRNDTALDGKDKKKKATPAPKPSTPKDQLKVVVQNGTNSTVNGPVSGRASVIQQQLSGLGYTAAGTDSALTTQADTTITYRDKGQRGDALALAKALGLPKEAVRESSSATGMRLVVGNDWRTGSAYPKKPGDEKGADKAPDSADALNGEDTKACMKVNPDYTF, encoded by the coding sequence ATGGGGCAGAGCAGTGTGCGGGGTGACCGGTCGCGTCGGAGACGCCGGCCGGAAGCTGAGGAGCCGGTCCGGGACGACGGCGTCTACGAGGACAAGGGGCTGCCTCCGGACGCGCCCGGCTGGACGCCTCCCGAAGGCGGCGCCGTGGCCTCCGCGGACGGGGACGGGAACGTGCCCGCCGAGGGCGGCGGGCACCGCAAAGGGGGGCGGCCGCCCCGCAAGGGCCGCAAGGTGCTGCGCTGGACCGCCCTCACCCTCGCCGTCCTGATAGTGGGCGGCGCGGGTGCCGGGTACTGGTACTACGAGCACCTCAATGCCAACCTCCGCAAGGCGCCGAGGTCCCTGGGCGGGGGCGGTCTGCAGAAGCCGGACCCCAACGCCTTCGGGCAGAGCCCGCTGAACATCCTGCTGCTGGGCTCCGACGGCCGGAACAGCGCCAAGAACATCGAGCTCGGCGGCGCCCGGCAGGACGCGGACCGCAAGCCGCTCGCCGATGTGCAGATGCTGCTGCACGTCTCGGCGGACCGCAGCAACATGTCGGTGATCTCCATCCCGCGGGACACCCGGGTGACCATCCCCGAGTGCACCGACCCGAAGACCCGCAAGGTCTATCCGCAGACCTCGGGGGCCATCAACCAGTCGCTCCAGCACGGCGGTCCGGGCTGTACGCTCGCCACCTGGCAGGAGCTGACCGGCATCTACATCGACCACTTCATGATGGTCGACTTCGCCGGTGTGGTGGACATGGCGGACGCCATCGGCGGCGTCCCGGTCTGTGTCGACAACAACGTCTACTCGCACGACCGCAAGGGCCACGGCAGCGGGCTGAAGCTCACCAAGGGCACCCACTCCGTCAAGGGCGTCCAGGCCCTGCAGTGGCTGCGCACCCGCTACGGCTTCGAGGACAACACCGACATCGGCCGGGCCAAGGCCCAGCACATGTACATGAACTCGATGGTCCGTCAGCTGAAGAAGGACGCCAAGCTCACCAACCCCGGGGAGCTGCGCGATCTGGCGGAGGCCGCGACCAACGCGCTGACCGTCGACGACGGCCTGGACACCGTCAAGAAGCTCTACGACCTGGGCGGCGATCTCAGCCGGGTGCCGACCAAGCGCATCACGATGGTCACCATGCCCTGGCAGTACAGCGCCGACGAGTCGTACGTCATGCCCAAGCCCGGCGACGCGGAGGAGACCTTCGCGCTGCTGCGCAACGACACCGCGCTGGACGGCAAGGACAAGAAGAAGAAGGCCACGCCGGCCCCCAAGCCGTCAACGCCCAAGGACCAGCTGAAAGTTGTGGTGCAGAACGGCACCAACAGCACGGTCAACGGCCCGGTTTCCGGCCGCGCGTCGGTCATCCAGCAGCAGCTGTCCGGCCTGGGCTACACCGCGGCCGGCACCGACTCCGCGCTCACCACACAGGCCGACACCACGATCACTTACCGGGACAAGGGCCAGAGGGGCGACGCCCTGGCACTGGCGAAGGCGCTCGGCCTCCCCAAGGAAGCGGTACGGGAGTCGAGTTCGGCCACCGGGATGCGGCTGGTGGTCGGCAACGACTGGCGCACCGGCTCGGCGTACCCGAAGAAGCCGGGCGACGAGAAGGGCGCGGACAAGGCCCCGGACAGCGCGGACGCGCTCAACGGTGAGGACACCAAGGCCTGCATGAAGGTGAATCCGGATTACACCTTCTAG
- a CDS encoding LCP family protein produces MDAQGRGRAGDNNVDPADQWVFDPDTGNYELRLDPAGQAAARPSDRNAAGRRAARKRDAGVGDTDTRPLPTQRGRQGEGTADGDDERPAGGRAARRAAANRTATATAAEAGPASRRKRKPKKSGKKRALHWTAGAVGFVLVAGCGAGYFIYQQLDGNISKVDVGVENDAVSDGPVNLLIIGTDSRSGKGNGGYGDAGSVGHADTTILMHISKDRTNATAMSIPRDMIADVPSCPTKQKDGSTKNIPGEQGVRFNTSLGQEGRDPGCTWRTVEKMTGLKINHFMMADFNAVKELSNAVDGVEVCAAKDINDPKSHLKLKAGRHVVKGEQALAFVRTRHTVGFGSDLSRIELQQQFLSSLIRKLKSSAFSSPGKLYDVSQAATKALTVDTGIGTASKLLDFGTDLKKVDIDKVTFATVPVLDNPDDPATVILDKAKADPLFAMVRADHTLANGKKGKGKKSAPVKKAPPERVRVDVSNGGGPIGSAQETVDWLQNSKGAKLSTNAGNAPSKLAATRLEYGPNQADQAAALADWMGLPKSALKKSSQNAGDREPMKLVLGKDFKAPGSPIEAPTETPDGVQNVNADDKNICAK; encoded by the coding sequence GTGGACGCGCAAGGCCGTGGGCGGGCGGGCGACAACAATGTCGATCCCGCCGATCAGTGGGTGTTCGATCCGGACACCGGCAACTACGAACTGCGGCTTGACCCTGCCGGTCAAGCCGCCGCTCGGCCCTCCGACCGCAATGCGGCCGGCAGACGCGCCGCCCGGAAGCGGGACGCCGGTGTCGGCGACACCGACACCCGTCCGCTGCCGACCCAGCGCGGCCGGCAGGGCGAGGGCACTGCGGACGGGGACGACGAGCGCCCCGCCGGCGGGCGGGCGGCGCGCCGTGCGGCCGCCAACCGCACGGCGACCGCGACGGCGGCGGAGGCGGGCCCGGCGAGCCGCCGTAAGCGCAAGCCGAAGAAGTCGGGGAAGAAGCGGGCGCTGCACTGGACCGCCGGTGCGGTGGGCTTCGTGCTCGTCGCCGGCTGCGGCGCCGGGTACTTCATCTACCAGCAGCTGGACGGCAACATCTCCAAGGTCGATGTCGGCGTGGAGAACGACGCCGTGTCCGACGGCCCGGTGAACCTGCTGATCATCGGGACCGACTCCCGCTCCGGCAAGGGCAACGGGGGCTATGGCGACGCCGGCAGCGTGGGGCACGCGGACACCACGATCCTGATGCACATCTCCAAGGACCGGACGAACGCGACGGCGATGAGCATCCCGCGCGACATGATCGCCGACGTCCCCAGCTGCCCGACGAAGCAGAAGGACGGCTCGACGAAGAACATCCCCGGTGAGCAGGGGGTGCGCTTCAACACGAGCCTGGGCCAGGAGGGCCGGGACCCCGGCTGCACCTGGCGCACCGTCGAGAAGATGACCGGGCTGAAGATCAACCACTTCATGATGGCCGACTTCAACGCGGTCAAGGAGCTGTCCAACGCGGTGGACGGTGTCGAGGTGTGCGCGGCCAAGGACATCAACGACCCCAAGTCGCACCTGAAGTTGAAGGCCGGCCGGCACGTCGTCAAGGGCGAGCAGGCGCTGGCGTTCGTCCGTACCCGGCACACCGTCGGCTTCGGCAGTGACCTGAGCCGTATCGAGCTGCAGCAGCAGTTCCTCAGCTCGCTGATCCGCAAGCTGAAGTCCAGCGCCTTCAGCAGCCCCGGCAAGCTCTACGACGTCAGCCAGGCGGCGACCAAGGCGCTCACCGTCGACACCGGTATCGGCACCGCGAGCAAGCTGCTGGACTTCGGCACCGACCTCAAGAAGGTCGACATCGACAAGGTCACCTTCGCCACCGTGCCGGTGCTGGACAACCCCGACGACCCGGCGACCGTCATCCTCGACAAGGCGAAGGCGGATCCGCTGTTCGCGATGGTGCGGGCGGACCACACCCTGGCCAATGGCAAGAAGGGCAAGGGCAAGAAGTCCGCGCCGGTCAAGAAGGCGCCGCCCGAGCGCGTACGGGTCGATGTCTCCAACGGCGGCGGGCCGATCGGCTCGGCCCAGGAGACCGTGGACTGGCTGCAGAACAGCAAGGGCGCCAAGCTCTCCACCAACGCCGGCAACGCGCCGTCGAAGCTGGCCGCCACCCGCCTCGAATACGGACCCAACCAGGCCGACCAGGCCGCCGCGCTCGCCGACTGGATGGGCCTGCCCAAGAGCGCGCTGAAGAAGTCCTCGCAGAACGCGGGCGACCGCGAGCCGATGAAGCTCGTCCTCGGCAAGGACTTCAAGGCACCGGGTTCACCGATCGAGGCGCCGACCGAAACCCCGGACGGGGTGCAGAACGTCAATGCAGATGACAAGAACATCTGCGCAAAGTGA
- a CDS encoding LCP family protein, producing the protein MDAQVTESPEPRRFAGWAARPAGGPGAGGPGPGGTPPHRRHLRRLAAVGITGVVLAGAGTGWAVYAKLNSNIRTDSATERELRKWESERPPAGPPNAANVLLIGSDSRNGGNGRYGHSRGQRSDTTMLLHLAADRKSATAVSIPRDLMVEVPHCKRPDGTETAPRAAQFNGAFAAGGPACTIRTVEKMTGIRVDHYLIIDFVGFTKMVDAVDGVEVCLPRPVHDPEAHLALPAGRQTLHGEEALGYVRARKSLGNGSDTQRMERQQRFLGALVKKVQSNGVLLNPTRLYPVLDAATSSLTTDTALASLKGLYELVRSARRIPTDRIQFMTVPRREYRLDPNRDELVQPDAARLFGQLHRDLPVTVTPPRDDGEERVRTGNGSSDDRPGEPPAPSPSSGPTFPGTTAEHGICE; encoded by the coding sequence ATGGACGCACAGGTGACCGAGAGCCCCGAGCCCCGCAGGTTCGCCGGCTGGGCCGCGCGCCCGGCCGGGGGGCCGGGAGCGGGCGGCCCGGGGCCGGGGGGCACTCCCCCGCACCGCCGGCACCTGCGTCGCTTGGCCGCCGTCGGGATCACCGGTGTCGTGCTGGCCGGGGCCGGTACCGGCTGGGCGGTGTACGCCAAGCTCAACAGCAATATCCGCACCGACAGCGCCACCGAGCGGGAGCTGCGGAAGTGGGAGTCCGAGCGGCCGCCGGCGGGCCCGCCGAACGCCGCGAACGTGCTGCTGATCGGCTCCGACAGCCGTAACGGCGGCAACGGCAGATACGGCCACAGCCGCGGCCAGCGCTCGGACACCACGATGCTGCTGCACCTCGCGGCGGACCGGAAGAGCGCCACCGCGGTGAGCATCCCGCGCGATCTGATGGTCGAGGTGCCGCACTGCAAGCGTCCGGACGGCACGGAGACCGCACCGCGGGCGGCCCAGTTCAACGGGGCGTTCGCGGCGGGCGGCCCGGCCTGCACGATCCGGACGGTCGAGAAGATGACGGGGATCCGCGTCGACCACTACTTGATCATCGACTTCGTCGGCTTCACGAAGATGGTGGACGCGGTGGACGGCGTCGAGGTCTGTCTGCCCCGGCCGGTGCACGATCCCGAGGCGCATCTCGCGCTGCCCGCCGGCCGGCAGACCCTGCACGGTGAGGAAGCGCTCGGTTACGTACGGGCACGAAAGAGTCTGGGAAACGGCAGCGATACCCAGCGCATGGAGAGGCAACAGCGATTTCTTGGCGCACTCGTGAAGAAAGTGCAGAGCAATGGTGTCCTGCTCAATCCGACCCGGCTGTATCCGGTGCTGGATGCCGCGACGAGTTCACTGACCACGGACACCGCGCTGGCTTCCCTGAAGGGCCTGTACGAATTGGTGCGCAGCGCCCGCCGCATTCCCACCGACCGGATCCAGTTCATGACCGTGCCGCGACGGGAGTACCGCTTGGACCCCAATCGCGATGAGCTGGTGCAGCCGGACGCCGCACGGCTCTTCGGGCAGCTGCACAGGGATCTTCCGGTGACCGTGACGCCCCCGCGCGACGACGGGGAGGAACGGGTCCGCACCGGAAACGGATCTTCGGACGACCGGCCGGGCGAACCGCCCGCGCCCTCGCCGAGTTCGGGCCCGACCTTTCCCGGGACGACGGCGGAACACGGGATCTGCGAATAA